A stretch of the Polyangiaceae bacterium genome encodes the following:
- a CDS encoding collagen-like protein yields the protein MVLQRLSSISLLTLVLCGTMPGFVLGCSSGEQAGEPGQGPAGPPGATGPTGPEGPIGVTGPTGPEGPMGLPGVTGPTGPEGPMGPMGLEGAMGPAGPMGPQGLMGPAGPAGPTGATGAPGAAGATGATGAAGATGATGAAGATGATGATGAMGPTGATGAAGATGATGAMGPTGAMGPAGADGATGAMGPVGPTGAMGPAGPAGATGPAGNPGPQGPAGPPGAGAYMEDVASFAGFTTSTHTGNIGGRPAAHAICASEFAGAHLCHISEYILSNSATTVPATGAWLDASVDPADSVTIEGSYRFGRNTNYSCVSFTSTSTGNYGTYVGANGEGIYGGSTCQTARPLACCNGAPKTVFAGFTASTSTGNMGGRPAVHAICNAEFPGAHLCHAAEYIRTNSATPIPASGAWLDASVDDGDSITIEGAPSFGRNTNYSCVSFTSTSTGNYGTYVGANGEVIYGGSICQASRPWLAVIERPRAMLRAPSNNSPQALNSSPNFALPFPPNPC from the coding sequence ATGGTTCTGCAACGTCTGTCTTCGATCTCGCTGCTCACGCTCGTTCTTTGCGGCACGATGCCAGGGTTTGTCCTGGGATGCAGCAGCGGCGAACAAGCCGGCGAGCCTGGTCAAGGTCCAGCAGGACCACCTGGAGCGACAGGACCCACAGGACCCGAAGGTCCCATCGGCGTAACAGGGCCAACAGGTCCCGAGGGACCCATGGGTCTGCCAGGCGTAACCGGACCCACAGGACCAGAAGGACCCATGGGACCGATGGGCCTCGAAGGTGCAATGGGTCCGGCTGGGCCGATGGGTCCGCAAGGGCTGATGGGGCCGGCTGGGCCTGCGGGGCCAACGGGAGCCACGGGGGCGCCAGGTGCGGCGGGAGCAACTGGGGCAACTGGGGCGGCAGGCGCGACGGGAGCGACCGGGGCAGCGGGAGCTACGGGCGCGACAGGCGCGACAGGCGCAATGGGGCCGACGGGAGCGACCGGGGCAGCGGGAGCTACGGGTGCGACAGGCGCAATGGGGCCGACGGGAGCCATGGGGCCCGCTGGGGCGGATGGCGCAACGGGCGCAATGGGACCGGTGGGACCGACGGGGGCAATGGGGCCGGCGGGACCCGCGGGTGCGACGGGGCCGGCGGGGAATCCGGGGCCTCAGGGGCCCGCGGGACCGCCTGGAGCAGGCGCATACATGGAGGATGTCGCGTCGTTCGCTGGTTTCACCACGTCAACGCATACCGGCAACATAGGAGGTCGGCCAGCGGCGCATGCGATTTGCGCGTCTGAATTCGCAGGCGCTCACCTTTGCCATATTTCCGAATACATTCTTTCCAATTCCGCGACGACCGTTCCGGCCACGGGTGCGTGGCTCGATGCGAGCGTCGATCCGGCTGACAGCGTGACCATCGAGGGATCCTACCGGTTTGGCCGAAACACCAATTATTCATGCGTGAGCTTCACCAGCACGAGCACCGGTAATTACGGCACGTACGTCGGAGCGAATGGCGAAGGCATCTACGGCGGAAGCACATGCCAAACTGCGCGGCCGCTTGCTTGTTGTAATGGCGCACCAAAGACCGTCTTCGCTGGCTTCACGGCATCGACGTCTACCGGCAACATGGGCGGGCGCCCGGCCGTCCATGCCATTTGCAATGCGGAATTTCCGGGCGCGCACCTCTGCCATGCCGCCGAATACATCCGGACGAATTCTGCAACGCCCATTCCCGCGTCCGGTGCGTGGCTCGACGCCAGCGTAGACGATGGCGATTCCATCACCATCGAGGGAGCCCCGAGCTTTGGGCGAAATACCAATTATTCTTGTGTCAGCTTCACCAGCACGAGCACCGGCAATTACGGCACGTACGTCGGAGCGAATGGTGAAGTCATTTATGGCGGCAGCATATGCCAAGCCTCCCGCCCGTGGCTTGCTGTTATTGAACGCCCTCGCGCAATGCTTCGAGCGCCCTCCAACAACTCGCCCCAAGCGCTCAACTCCTCGCCCAACTTTGCGCTTCCGTTCCCGCCAAATCCATGTTAG
- a CDS encoding serine/threonine protein kinase — translation MLGAQPGTLLVGKYRIERQLGSGGMGVVLEATHVALGQTVAVKLLNAEHARSPDVVARFLREARIAATLPSEHIARVSDVGMTETGEPYIVMERLVGRDLDAELHMRGKLPIAEAVDLMLEACEGVAMAHAYNLVHRDLKPANLFLAERPLRPRVLKVLDFGLSKEDTGNHAGLTGSETVFGTPQYMSPEQIQSARNVDARSDQHALGMILYEMIAGQPAFSAPSVTQLIVVIATHPPPHVRVVRPDVPAKLDEALVRAMAKRPADRFPDLAAFAAAIAPFGGSDARTRAELVARALVTPNAHVDPEPSRTSRAPTDEAPTLPRDLPRPAMETHSALTSSTRSLDAHRARNKRTAIIVAASAVVAAIIVVALVFGMGDDEPTVVADSSSSSAVAAAPIVEAAPQKTAAAPTESATPAASASATSAAKTSKTPAGTRPVRQPKDSVKTSVEMFGGKRK, via the coding sequence ATGTTGGGTGCTCAGCCTGGCACACTCCTGGTGGGGAAATACCGCATCGAGCGGCAGCTCGGTAGCGGCGGCATGGGCGTCGTCCTCGAAGCGACGCATGTTGCGCTGGGCCAAACCGTCGCCGTCAAGCTGCTCAACGCCGAGCATGCTCGGTCGCCCGATGTCGTCGCGCGGTTCCTCCGCGAAGCGCGGATCGCAGCGACTTTGCCGTCGGAACACATCGCGCGCGTCAGCGATGTCGGCATGACCGAAACCGGCGAGCCGTACATCGTGATGGAGCGTCTCGTCGGTCGTGACCTCGATGCCGAGCTTCACATGCGCGGCAAGCTTCCCATCGCGGAGGCCGTGGATCTCATGCTCGAAGCGTGCGAAGGCGTCGCCATGGCGCACGCATACAACCTCGTGCATCGCGACCTCAAGCCGGCAAATCTTTTTCTCGCCGAAAGGCCGCTGCGCCCGCGCGTGCTCAAAGTGCTCGATTTTGGTTTGTCGAAGGAAGACACCGGAAATCACGCAGGACTCACCGGCTCCGAGACCGTCTTCGGCACCCCGCAGTACATGTCGCCCGAGCAGATCCAAAGTGCAAGAAACGTCGATGCGCGCAGTGATCAACACGCCCTCGGCATGATTCTCTACGAAATGATCGCGGGCCAGCCGGCGTTCTCGGCACCCTCCGTCACGCAGCTCATCGTCGTCATCGCGACCCATCCTCCTCCGCATGTTCGAGTGGTTCGTCCTGACGTACCTGCCAAGCTCGACGAAGCCCTCGTGCGCGCGATGGCGAAACGCCCGGCGGATCGTTTTCCGGATTTGGCAGCATTCGCCGCAGCCATTGCCCCCTTTGGTGGATCCGACGCTCGCACGCGCGCCGAGCTCGTTGCTCGAGCGCTTGTCACGCCAAACGCTCATGTGGATCCCGAGCCGAGCCGGACGTCGCGCGCGCCGACGGACGAAGCACCCACGTTGCCGCGGGATTTGCCGCGACCCGCGATGGAGACCCACTCGGCCCTGACCAGCTCCACGCGCAGCCTCGACGCGCACCGCGCTCGAAACAAACGCACGGCGATCATCGTTGCAGCGAGCGCCGTGGTGGCCGCAATCATCGTCGTCGCCCTCGTATTCGGCATGGGCGACGATGAACCGACGGTCGTTGCGGATAGCTCGTCGAGCTCGGCTGTCGCTGCAGCGCCCATCGTCGAAGCAGCGCCTCAAAAGACCGCCGCAGCGCCCACGGAAAGCGCGACTCCGGCGGCATCAGCGTCTGCTACGAGCGCGGCAAAAACGTCCAAGACTCCGGCTGGCACCAGGCCTGTGCGACAACCCAAAGACTCGGTCAAAACTTCCGTGGAGATGTTTGGTGGTAAAAGGAAATAG
- a CDS encoding metallophosphoesterase, which yields MCTLVLALFPWFSAGLAVLVVLFARIVRGRLYATFVGVLLTIHTLIAIAMAKVFEPILPIYAFLHAAVYVHFALLAVPKMRPVWYRALVSVPASYFAAATFLALPWAIVSAVGFTPHGFFIPYLIALFGLVQSLRHRFEETDIVLDDQHAPMLQRYSLGSGRQERPLRIVQITDPHLGPFMSEKRLRSIAQRAVEAEPDLVLLTGDFLTMESHEARASLARALEPLAQLPGRVFACRGNHDHEAPETVAGAMHDIGATLLIDEERTVETPAGPVQILGIDFHFRDRAQRMKRVFARHPRIEGMKRLVLLHDPGAFRHVPDGEADLVFGGHTHGGQLGLLVLGLPHTFVSTFTQIPDHGLWALGRNRLYVHRGTGHYGFPLRVGVPSEESLLRVHWTSDER from the coding sequence ATTTGTACCCTCGTGCTGGCACTATTTCCCTGGTTTTCCGCGGGTCTTGCGGTCCTCGTCGTCCTCTTCGCACGGATCGTCCGTGGTCGTTTGTATGCCACCTTCGTCGGCGTGCTTCTGACGATTCATACGCTCATTGCCATTGCAATGGCGAAGGTATTCGAGCCCATCCTTCCCATTTACGCATTTCTTCATGCCGCCGTGTACGTGCACTTTGCGCTCCTCGCCGTGCCCAAAATGCGGCCCGTTTGGTACCGAGCGCTCGTCAGCGTGCCTGCCTCGTATTTCGCAGCGGCGACGTTTCTCGCGCTCCCATGGGCCATCGTCTCGGCCGTGGGATTCACGCCCCATGGCTTTTTCATTCCTTATTTGATTGCGCTGTTCGGGCTCGTGCAAAGCCTGCGGCATCGTTTCGAAGAAACCGATATCGTGCTCGATGACCAGCATGCTCCGATGCTACAGCGGTATTCTCTGGGATCGGGCAGGCAGGAGCGTCCTTTGCGTATCGTGCAAATCACCGATCCGCATCTCGGGCCGTTCATGTCGGAAAAACGTCTTCGTTCGATTGCACAGCGAGCGGTCGAAGCCGAGCCTGATCTCGTATTGCTCACCGGGGACTTTTTGACCATGGAGTCCCACGAAGCTCGCGCGTCGCTTGCAAGGGCGCTCGAACCTCTGGCGCAGCTTCCGGGGCGAGTATTTGCGTGTCGCGGCAATCACGATCACGAAGCTCCCGAAACCGTCGCGGGAGCGATGCACGACATTGGCGCCACGCTGCTCATCGACGAAGAGCGCACGGTGGAAACACCCGCCGGGCCGGTCCAAATACTCGGTATCGATTTTCATTTCCGCGACCGAGCACAACGGATGAAACGAGTTTTCGCTCGGCACCCGCGCATTGAAGGAATGAAGCGCCTCGTGCTCTTGCATGATCCGGGTGCATTTCGGCACGTGCCCGACGGAGAAGCCGACTTGGTCTTCGGCGGGCATACCCACGGTGGTCAGCTCGGTCTTTTGGTGCTCGGATTGCCCCATACGTTCGTCAGCACGTTCACGCAGATTCCAGATCATGGCCTATGGGCTCTCGGTCGTAATCGATTGTACGTGCATCGAGGGACCGGCCATTATGGATTTCCTCTTCGCGTCGGCGTGCCGTCCGAAGAGAGCCTTCTCCGCGTGCATTGGACATCGGACGAGCGGTAG